Genomic window (Marasmius oreades isolate 03SP1 chromosome 3, whole genome shotgun sequence):
ACTCTGCGGGTTATGGAACGTATCCTTCGGATCCAACTCCTTCTTGATTTGTTGCAACCTCGGATAATTGCTACCCCAATACTGCTGCTGTCCATCTTTCAAATACGGGTCGACATATCCCGCGTAGGCACCCAATTTAGCATTGGGTATAGAAGACTCGATAAGGTTGTTGATGTCGTTGAGGTATTGTCTCGTTCGGTCTTCTACTCCCAAAAGTCCGACAGCATAGGTTTGGATATAGAACTGAAAAgtggaagggaaggatcAACGAAAGCAGGGTCGCAGAGTGAGGCAGAGCATACCAAAGCATCACGGTGGGCGTATGCAGTAGCGTCCATGGCAATATCGTTGGTAGCACCACCTTCAAGATCGAAGATCGCGAACCAGAGCTACATCACAAAAACAGATGAAAAACGAGTTTGAGGTTAGAAGCTTTGGGTGGTTACATACGGCAGTACCCTTATTCGACGAATCAAACAGCTCAAACAGTGACTGGATCGCGTTGGAAGGAATCAACGTATCGTTCCGAAACGCCAAGCTCTTCGAGTAGAACGGTGCGGACTACACGTATAAAGTTGTTAAGCTCAAAAGTATATGAACCGCATGAAAGCAAACTCACAACACCACCCAACAGTGCAAGTGCCTCTGTCTCGGCCCAATTCGCAACAGTCCCCATCCAGTTGTCGAGGGTCACCGATTTACTCGTGGCGTTCTTGCCAAGCTGCTCGTCGAACTTGAGCGCATCGAATTCAGACTGGGGGCCGAAATAGGTCCCTTTGGAGATGAAAGGTCAACGTGGAACGTGCAGTAAGCAGGGACTAGGTACATACCCTCAATGACCATTCCCCATTCGAATACGATAAGTTGAGACGCGAGTTTTCGCGTCAAGTCTGGTTGGGAGATGATGTTCTGCCATGCAGCGAATGTGTTTGCCATGTTCTTGTGGGAACCGAGCCTAGCACGAGGGAGAGGTTAGAGAAAGGAAGGGCGAAGGTAAATAAAGCACCGACGCGATCGTGTAGGAGTATTTGGTCATCTCTGTTGGTTCAGGATGGGTGATCACCTTGAATTCGGTGACAACGCCAAAAGAGGCTCCTGCACCCTTCACGGCCTACACATACACGTCAATAAGAGCTGGGTCTTCGATTGCAAGAAGAACTTTAACTCACAAAGAGAACCTCTGGATGGGTGTCCTGATTCGTGCGCACCACCGTTCCGTTTGCTAGCACGACTTCGGCTTCAATGATGTGATCCAACGCAGAACCCCATAAACGTGAAACTGGGCCTAAACCACCGATTGTCGCGTGTCCACCGATTCCGACCTATACAACGCGACTTGATTAAGAAAAGGAACTGCCCGTTCTGACTGTAATCGTAATCACCTGAGGGCAAGTTCCATGAGCCATAGCGCGTCCACCGGCATTGTGCAATCGTGTTGTAACATCTTCTAGCAGTGTTCCAGACCCAATTATGGCATGACCCGTCGCTTCGTCCATGGAAAACTGTAGGTATAGAGACATCGACATCAAGCGAAAAAACGAATAGGCTGAAACCACTGCGCACCTGCTGGAAATTAACCATGTCAACCACCAAAGCTCCACTCACTCCACCAATCGAatagtccccgtagctgtgacCACCGCTTCTTGCTTGTTGATGAAAACGGTTGAGTATGGAGTGAAATAAAAACAAAACGGCCGTTCTGTTACACACCCTGGACCTTGACAGCGTTGTCTGTTGCACATTTGACCGCCTTCGAAACCTCGTCGGTCGTACTGGGCCTTACAACGGCGACCGGGGTAATATCGTAAGCCTTGTTGTAAGCTTTGACCGCGTTCAAGTCGTAGAATAGGTCGGTTGGAACAGAAATGGCGCTTCCTGGGAGGGCAGAGCGCACGCAGGCCTCGAAGACTGAAGTGGAGGGTGTGTTGCCCATAGCTGgccgaggaagatgagtggAAGAGGGGGGGGGAAGGAACGAGTTGGCACCGTGGCTCTTGAAGCGTCTGAACCTGTTTAGAGTGGCATCTTGTAAATAAATCTATTCAAGTACAACCTCTGCCGTTACATCATCGTGTGATGACGACCGTTTGATGGAAATTCAGCCGCCAAAAATGCGCCATGTGTGACGCGTGTGGAATCATCCGACTACAGTAAGGCCAATGAACTGAGTTTACTAAACTTTCGCATTCCTCGAGCTTCGTGCTCAGCGAGTCAACCTACGAAAGTGACCATGATCAATTCTGAATCAGTATATACATGGGAAGAGTCCTGTGACTCCGGTTGAGGAACGTATGCTTCGCCAGCTGGGAATGACAGTAAGCCGAACACTACCATGCCTGCAGGAGATGGGTGGAGTGCGGTGCTGTTCCATGAATATGTTACATGTAAGCTCAAAAGAGGGAAGGTCGCACCAAATACACTGGCACTCGTATCTGTTTTTGCGCTTGTGACTCGGCTTGACAGCAGGAATTTTGATTGACATGAGATGATTTGTATGCTTCCATTGCACTGAGCCCCTTTCTGGTACAAAAGAATGGCACGATCACAGTGCAATGGAAGATTCTTACTGACAGAACACACCGAGCGAGAGCCCTTTGGTTGGGAGAGTTAGCTTCAACGGTCTTCAAGTGAATCGAGAACGCTGGTCCAGACTCCAAAGTGATGAAGATGGCAAATATACGACGAGTCCGTCGCCGACGGCGCACGCTTCAGAGACCCCCAGTTTTCCGGGAGATTTCAACTGTCCCAGAtgcggaaaaggaaaagttaGGAATAATAGAAAAAGAAATATGGGGGTACCGCGGATCGAACGCGGGACCTTCAGAACTTTGGTATGGTAATCCAAGAATACTTCAGTCTGCTGCTCTCCCAGCTGAGCTATACCCCCTGTATATGGACTTCTTTGCCGCGATTATCAGATGCTAACTCTTGACTCACTTGCTGCCGGGGAGTCGATGATGGTCTGCTAATTTGTACGCCGAAGAGAGATCCTTATGCATGAGTCACGACTTTTTTAAGGAACACAACTTACCAGTATTCCTGATGCCTTGACCTTGTGAACCCCGACGATGGGTAGGTATGTGGCCTCAGTACTCGGGAGAGACAACCTGATTAGAGTGAGAAACTACGAgtgaacagctgagattgagTCGCATCGTCCCTTTGTAAGCCGTTGTAAGTTAGAATAAGGAAGGAATACAGACCGACCGTTCCATTGTAAGCAGCCCCTGAGTATAATACCGCGGCCAGAACGCGTTACCCTTCGCCCGGTGCTCCAGCAGTTATAAGAAAAACGGCCAAATAGAACACCGTACGCATCTTCATTCCTTCTAGAGGAATAAACATATGCTTTGCGCTCTTGTCCGTTGATATGATAGCAGCGGAAGAAAAATGCTTTCACGCCGGACGTGTTCCGGACCGGGGTTTAGGGCAGGCGCTTCAACTTTCTTGCTCCCCATCCATGGGCCACCCAGTGGGCCGCGACTCTCCAACACAGGCTCATTGGCCATATTTTATTCAAATCTACAACATTCATCACTGAGTACTGAACGTACTGAACTCTTACACGTGGTTCACAAAATCACCGCAAAAAGCCCACCGCACCCACGTTCGTTGACTTGAACCACTCCCTCTCCCATGTATTCTAGCCGCTGGCCCTTCCTTTCCGGTTTCTTGGTACTCATTCAACTTCAGAATTCACTTCCTTCAACCGCTTTCATGAAATCTAGCTCGGCACGGTCGTACACGTCCGGTAAGCGTTTCACAACTTCAGTATACGAGGTTATACCAACTTCAGCTCTTTTTTTCCCACTGGCAGTCCCAGGGTTCTTCATTCAAGATAATGCTACCACAGCACCTGCTGTAAGCCTCGTCTCATGGATACACCGGAGACGATCGATGATAGATCATATTATATATACACTTAGGTACCTCCGCGGTTAGGCTTAATCGACTCGAGCGAGAATCGATGGGGAGTCATTCAAGCTCAGATCAAGAAACTGAACGAAGAGAGTTTGTTGGGCGAAAAGTACAAGTTGATCATATTTGGGAGGCATGGACAGGGATTTCGTGGGTTTCACCAAACtggggtttttttttttctttgccAAGTTAGGTGCTAACTACCTGTTTAATTTATCAAGATAACGTCGCGGAAACGAAGTACGGTACTGAAGCTTGGAACGAGTGCGTTCCGGTTTAGTTTATGAACTACACGGGATCTGAAAGTTCGACTCCCTTTTCGCAGTTACTGGTCCAGATTGGATGGAGACGGTGAAATTGTCTGGGGTCGTGAGTTTTcggtttcttcttcctttgtGTTACCATCATATCCGACCATTCATGGTTTATTTGACAGCTGACGCTGAGCTTACACCTCTCGGAGAAGACCAAGCACGAGTGGTCAATGCGGAATGGAAATCGGAACTCCAGTTTAATATCCCTCTTCCCAGGAAACGATACATTAGCCCGATGACGAGGGCTTTGAATACGTATACTATCACGTTTGATGGGGTTCCCTTGGAGGGAAGACCGCTCGTACTTGAGGTACGCGATGTCACGGTATAATAGTAGCAGTATCAAACTCACGCAGTATTCACCTGATAGAACTGTCGAGAAGTATACGGCATACACACCTGCGACAAACGTCGCTCTCGCACCTATATCACCACTACattcccaaaattcgatatcgaGAAATGTTTCACTGAAGACGACGAACTCTGGACAGCGGATGTGAGGGAGTCGGATGAACATGCGGCTGAGCGGGCGAAGGAAGTTCTGGATGTTATTTTCCgtgatgaggacgaggatgatgaaaGTGGTGGGTGTTGTTGAGTATTTGCGTTGAGTGTTGATCTGTTCACACCCCAGTAGTGGTTGAAGTCGTTTCTGTCACTGCGCATAGCGGTATCATCAATGGGTTTTTAGCGGCGGTTGGTCGACCGTCGTTCGCGCTTCAAACTGGAGGTAAGTTGGATTGTTGACCTCGTTGAATGAATGTCCATCTCAAGGTCAATAGGTGTATTGCCAATGGTGGTTAAATCTACATGCACCTGATAAGGTTGCATTTTCGATGGTACTTGTAACTTAACGGAACAGGATGGTGCAGAGGAATGCGGGACTACTACGTTTTAGGAGATTAATACATAAAGTCGTTAGGCAAAGAAAAGTACGCGAAAACGAAGGCGTGGCATGAATCATGAAATCCTCGGCAAAGTGCAAATCTCCACCGTATACGATCCGCGTCCATTAGTACCAACCACCCAAAGTCCCTGAAAATATATATTCGGACCCAGAGCATCAACAAACAGAAACCCTTCCGATTCCGAGTTTGCATCTCGGCGAGACGACTCTCTCCACCGCCGAGATGCTACCAGCATTCCCATCGCATCAGGATCTTCTGGTTGTCCAGTAAGATACCTGACATCCATATCAGATAGAGGGTTCCTGAGATGGTGGTATATCGTATCCAGAATGAACCCTACAGACAAGGCGCTGGCGCTGGCGCtaggaacatttcgtacgatGATAGGTTTATTTCGCATCCACCCACTGCGGAAGCAAAGGATAAGTTCGGTGACGGCGACATTGAATGCGGGTGCAGTCCAGTCGAGAGGGCTTGAGGGGCTTCGGGCTAGGAGGATGCAGTTTCGAGGATCGCGAGTGACATCCCATATGAGGTGAGGTGAATAGGGAGCGGATTCGTTAAGGTTGAGTACTGGGGTTATTTGGAGGTGTGTTGGGGGTGGTAAGGCGACTGATTGCCAGGGGACGGTCGCGACGGGTTCGGTAGGAGAGCGGCGAGGGGGGCTTGGCCATGAGGGTAGCGGACCGTACCAGGTGTGCGGCGGTGAGAGTTGGAAATGACAAGGTGGAATGAAGACAGGTAATGGTTGGATTTGTGGTCCTTGGTTAGGCTGGAAACTAGGGACGATGGCTTGACCGTGGTCAAAGCGATGGGGTAGAGGGTGATAGAGGGAGGCAAGTGTAGGATGAAGGTAGGGAAAGGAGTGGTATCTCTGGGGCGTAAATTGAGGGAAATGGTTCCAGAAGGGAGAATTGTGGATACATGTTGGTGGCGTGCTAAGTATGCCAAAGGCCGGAAGTACGTGAGCTGTCAGTAGTGGTTGTGAGAAGGCTGTGAACATACTAATGGAAAAGGACAGTACAATCCAGGTGATTTATATCTGATAGATTCTTGTTGTTTTAGAAGGTTTCGGTGGGTCCTGATGCGGGTGATCAACTTCCTGATGGTGGGTCCTAATATTGGCTTGTGACCTTGGAGACTGCCCTTGTTGCTTCCAATTACAATAACCAGGTTTCATGATATCGAAACTAACAGAGAAGTTTTGACCTTCAGCGAGTAATGCACAGCAAGACGATTCAGAGTGAGAACGTGCTGTTGATATTCGCGAAAAAAAGGGGGGAAAACAACGCACTCCAGATCAGCCGGGCGATATTGTGCAGGTAGATATGAACAGGACGTTTCAAGAACCTGATTTGAGTTGTTATGTAGATTCAGAACGAAAGCCCTATACAATGGATTAAAAGTTGAATAAAAGGACAGGAAGACTTCATACGAACGCCATGACACGTTTTTTAGAGCGGGCATGCCATCCAACATTCGACAGCAGTGTCCGAGTTCTAGATGTGATAAAATCTCACTTGAATGGGTAGAAGTAAGCCACAAAAAAAATAGTTTGTGCAGTCTGAGGCTGAGTTGTGACGGATGGAAGGAGCGCCTACGGACGCCCACGGACGCGTGGCAAATACATGCCAACAGACTTCTTCTTTCCAATTCACCACGAAATCATGAAGAGCGCTACAGTGGAATTGCAAGCAAATCACTCACCTTTCCTCATCTTTTCTCGTTGCACTTGCACGCGCAGCGAGAGGGCTCGTCGTCTCAGACTAAGCTCAGTGGACCGTTGATGGTTCCCCGTCACATGCTAGGACATATATATATCATCCCCTACGCTTCCAGATTTTGTCGACAAGGATTACGCCCTCCATTTCGCAATCCGCTCCTCACTATCACGACATTGCGCGTTTCAGGGATCTTCTGATGTAACTCTTGTACGCCTCTTTTGGACCCAGTTATCGAGGTGGTCATACAGTACCTTGCAACCTATCCGCCCTCGCCAATCTGCGTTATTCTAAAACAACACTTCTCGTGATATTGTTCCCACTCCCGGTCAAGGGGACTTCGTCGGTATGTCACAGTAGGGAGTATAGCTGCTCGCCGCACTTTCCCAACCAGGCGATTTCGCCGAGTTCCCCCAGCCCGATGTCGCGATAAATCAGGTCCATGGCGCAAATTTGCCATTTGAGTGGGCTTGATACGACATACTGCAGCCATTGCATGTCGAATTACCTTCTTTGGACCCAAATTCACTTACTTGTGCGTTCCCACCCTTTCCAGCTAGCCTTAAAGCTCAccctcccttcaagcggTTTTATTTCTCATTATTGGCCCAGTCCTCGAAATCGAAATGGCCGATCTCAACGAGAAAACAGGATCCAATGGCGAGGAGACGGTCGGTCTGGAACGGACTGATTCGAACTCCAGTGTAACGGGTGTGAAGGAGAGGCGTCTTCTGAGGAAGCTAGATAGACATCTCCTTCCGGGATTGGTGGTCATATATTTGCTCTCGTTTTTAGATCGGAGTAACGGTATGTGATCCAATCACCGTGCTTTGTCTGTTATTGAACCTAACTTCTCTTTCGTGTAGTGGCCAATGCTCGTCTGGAAGGATTGACGGATGATCTTCATATGAGTATGCGCACAGATATTGTGTCTCTCCCGTCGAGTACTTACGTCTCGAACCCCAGCTGGAAACCAATATCTAACCAGTCTCACTGTTTACTTTATCGGCTACGTGCTGTTCGAAATACCGTGCAACATCATCCTCAAACTTACCACACCGAGAATTTGGTTGCCGACTCTCACCTTACTGTGGGGCATTGTTTCTACGCTTATGGGTGTGACACAAAACATGACTGGGTTCTTCGTTGTCCGCTTCTTTCTTGGCGTGACAGAATCAGGTCTATTCCCGGGCGTCGTGTTCTACCTCAGTATGTGGTACCGGCGAGAGGAAAGAGTGTATCGTGTTGCTCTCTTCTTTAGTGCAGCGAGTTTGGCTGGCGCGTTTGGCGGAATTCTGGGATTCGTGAGTGTCCAGCCGCTTCCCCTATAAAATTGAAGAGCTTACACAATACAGGGCATAGGCAAGATGGCAGGTGTTGCAGACCTTCGTGGATGGCGATGGATATTCATCCTCGAAGGTCTAGTCACCGTAGTGGTCTCTCTACTCGCTTATCTTTTCATCGTCAATTATCCCTCGACTGCTCCTTTCCTTACCGAAAAAGAACGTGAAACGATCCAATCCCGCCTTGCAGCCGACTCTGACGCGACTGTAGCGGAACCTTTTGATTGGCAGAATGTATCGAAGTGTCTAAAGGATCCCAAATGCTGGTTGTATGGATTATCATTCCATACACTTTCGCTCCCGTTATACACGCTATCCCTGTTCCTTCCTACGATTATCAAGGACCTGGGATATACTGCTGCCAATGCACAACTACTCAGTGTGCCTCCCTATGCCCTTGCCACCATCCTCACGCTGCTTGTTGCGATATATAGCCAGCGCCTTGGCGCGCGTGCACCTTTAATGATCGCCAGTTCCCTCACTGGTATAATCGGATACATCATCTTAATTACGAACAAGCACCCAACTCAACGACCTGGAGTTTCCTACCTCGGAACGTTCTTCGCCGCAGCGGGGATTTATCCTGCCACCGCGTTGGCGTTGTCGTGGCCAGCGATGAACGTTGCCGGTCAGACGAAGAGAGCGATAGCGTGTGCTATGCAGATCAGTGTGGGCAACTTGGGTGCGGTGATGGGTACGCAGTTGTATAGACCTGTGATGAGTCCGAGGTATGTGTTGGGACACGGGTTTGCGATGGGATATTTGTGTGCAAATGTGGTGGTTGTGGGGACGTTGTGGGTGATTTTGGTGAGAGAGAATCGGAGGAGAAAGGGTCTTGTTGGGAATGGAGGGTCTTATCGG
Coding sequences:
- a CDS encoding uncharacterized protein (CAZy:AA7); this encodes MGNTPSTSVFEACVRSALPGSAISVPTDLFYDLNAVKAYNKAYDITPVAVVRPSTTDEVSKAVKCATDNAVKVQARSGGHSYGDYSIGGVSGALVVDMVNFQQFSMDEATGHAIIGSGTLLEDVTTRLHNAGGRAMAHGTCPQVGIGGHATIGGLGPVSRLWGSALDHIIEAEVVLANGTVVRTNQDTHPEVLFAVKGAGASFGVVTEFKVITHPEPTEMTKYSYTIALGSHKNMANTFAAWQNIISQPDLTRKLASQLIVFEWGMVIEGTYFGPQSEFDALKFDEQLGKNATSKSVTLDNWMGTVANWAETEALALLGGVSAPFYSKSLAFRNDTLIPSNAIQSLFELFDSSNKGTALWFAIFDLEGGATNDIAMDATAYAHRDALFYIQTYAVGLLGVEDRTRQYLNDINNLIESSIPNAKLGAYAGYVDPYLKDGQQQYWGSNYPRLQQIKKELDPKDTFHNPQSVVAA